One window of Salifodinibacter halophilus genomic DNA carries:
- a CDS encoding CoA-binding protein produces DVPAYIQRQGYRVVPVNPFHDEILGETAYDSLADVDEDVDLVDVFRPSEEAGDIVDAAIERADDRGDVETVWLQLG; encoded by the coding sequence ACGACGTCCCGGCGTACATCCAGCGACAGGGCTACCGCGTCGTCCCCGTCAACCCGTTCCACGACGAGATTCTCGGCGAGACGGCGTACGACTCGCTCGCCGACGTGGACGAAGACGTCGACCTCGTGGACGTGTTCCGGCCGTCCGAGGAGGCGGGCGACATCGTCGACGCCGCAATCGAGCGCGCTGACGACCGCGGCGACGTGGAGACCGTCTGGCTCCAACTCGGCAT